From the genome of Bombus huntii isolate Logan2020A chromosome 14, iyBomHunt1.1, whole genome shotgun sequence, one region includes:
- the LOC126873395 gene encoding mucin-5AC-like — MGLAGTVNGWTKTSLVHLTTGSGDVPLMLTEDESSWVVSLTVLGSMIGSLLTVQLADRSGRKYCLLVCSTMFTIGWFIIYEATSVPKLYLAGVTLGIGAGIAHTINPMFVSEIADIKYRGSLGALIAANANSGTLLSYALALWLTYKSQVLLLVITSFASLLPISRFPESPYFLMAKGQKEQARLSIAYYKDIEDPRKVKIEQGALRDQVAYELQQQFGDELHQQSGSDLHSQSRRDLPPQSRSDLPSQSRRDLPPQSRSDLPSQSRSDLPSQSRREAHSDSFWKVVDTEPMSYLNLPSSSDSLPQSTPAIHSAVIYEAKYTDHPQAKITQNPQANYTNHPQVKYTVHPQAKNTQNLQANYNDHPQAKYTDHPQTKYTDNPHAKYTDHPQAKYTDNPHAKYKEHPQAKYTDQPQAKYTDHPHAKYKEHPQAKYTDHPQAKYTDNPHAKYKDHPQAKYTDHPQAKYTANPHAKYKEHSQAKYTYHPQAKYTDNPHAKYKDHPQAKYTDHPQSKYTDNPQAKNTHYPQTKYTDHPQAKNTHYPQAKYKDHPQAKYTDQPQAKYTDNPHAKYKEHPQGKYAGHPRVKYTDNPQAKNIHYPQAKYTDHPQAENTDYPQAKYKDHPQAKYTDQPQAKYTNNPHAKYNQIHRQSTCEIQGPSTSQIHRPSTSQIHRPPTSQIHRQSTCEIQGASTSEIRRPPTSQIYRPSTSQIHRPSTSQIHRQSTCEIQGPSTSEIHRSSTSEIHRPSTSAKHRPSTSEIHRPFTSQIHRQSTCEIQGPSTSQIHRPPTSQIHRQSTCEIQGPSTSEIYRPSTSQIHQQSTCEIQGPSTSQIHRSPTSQIHRSPTSQIHRSPTSQIHRQSTCEIQGPPTSQIHRPPTSEIHRPPTNEILRPSRSEIHGLSASEIHRPSTSEIYRLSASEIRGPSTSQILPQTRSELHSQTRSDFRTQSNVDSRASTDIPETYIGVTKYTCLTKLRALLQRSNRNALFIMLGLIMAQQLSGNSTFTRYLEELISREKASIDLHEARILVQAIHCVCGYSMTVIVAYIGRRTLLFLSTIGSCISLLLLAGYHFLDVHKFVDPTTSTLPVYFLNWYQLSFHVGLGVLPNVLLCELFPAELKGIIGAIVVIFNGLIGFIASKLYQVITDNVEWYAISFSFATSCWVAFVMVLIWVPETKGKTHSEIKALLVGENWNCLNEEVSTDEMDSREI; from the exons ATGGGCTTGGCCGGTACAGTCAACGGATGGACAAAGACTTCACTTGTCCACCTAACGACTGGAAGCGGCGACGTGCCGCTAATGTTAACAGAGGACGAATCTTCATGGGTCGTTTCTTTGACAGTACTTGGTTCGATGATCGGTTCACTTCTGACTGTCCAGTTGGCCGATCGCAGCGGTCGTAAATACTGTCTCCTTGTATGCAGCACAATGTTCACCATAGGCTGGTTCATCATCTACGAAGCAACATCCGTGCCAAAGCTATACCTTGCTGGTGTGACTCTCGGTATAGGCGCTGGTATTGCCCACACGATAAATCCCATGTTCGTGTCAGAAATCGCCGACATCAAATACAGAGGATCTCTAGGTGCTCTAATCGCAGCGAACGCAAATTCCGGGACACTACTAAGCTACGCTCTAGCACTTTGGCTGACGTACAAGTCACAGGTGCTGCTTCTTGTAATAACATCCTTTGCATCCCTCTTGCCAATCTCGCGCTTCCCCGAAAGTCCGTATTTCTTGATGGCAAAAGGTCAAAAGGAGCAAGCACGTTTGTCGATAGCATACTACAAAGACATCGAAGATCCTCGCAAAGTGAAAATCGAACAAGGTGCTCTACGAGATCAAGTCGCATACGAACTGCAGCAACAATTCGGAGACGAATTACATCAACAATCCGGGAGCGATTTACACTCACAATCAAGACGTGACTTACCCCCCCAATCCAGAAGCGATTTACCTTCACAATCAAGACGCGATTTACCCCCACAGTCCAGAAGCGATTTACCTTCACAATCCAGAAGCGATTTACCCTCACAATCAAGACGCGAAGCACACTCAGATTCCTTTTGGAAAGTAGTAGACACAGAACCCATGTCCTATTTAAACTTACCATCCAGTAGCGATTCACTCCCACAATCCACACCCGCAATACACTCAGCAGTCATATACGAA GCGAAATACACCGACCATCCACAAGCGAAAATCACTCAAAATCCACAAGCGAATTACACCAACCATCCACAAGTGAAATACACCGTACATCCACAAGCGAAAAACACTCAAAATCTACAAGCGAATTACAACGACCATCCACAAGCGAAATACACCGATCATCCACAAACCAAATACACCGACAATCCACATGCGAAATACACCGACCATCCACAAGCCAAATACACCGACAATCCGCATGCGAAATACAAGGAGCATCCTCAAGCCAAATACACCGACCAACCACAAGCCAAATACACCGACCATCCACATGCGAAATACAAGGAGCATCCACAAGCCAAATACACCGACCATCCACAAGCCAAATACACCGACAATCCACATGCGAAATACAAGGACCATCCTCAAGCCAAATACACCGACCATCCACAAGCCAAATACACCGCCAATCCACATGCGAAATACAAGGAGCATTCACAAGCCAAATACACCTACCACCCACAAGCCAAATACACCGACAATCCACATGCGAAATACAAGGACCATCCTCAAGCCAAATACACCGACCATCCACAATCCAAATACACCGACAATCCACAAGCGAAAAACACCCACTATCCGCAAACGAAATACACCGATCATCCACAAGCGAAAAATACCCATTATCCGCAAGCGAAATACAAGGACCATCCACAAGCCAAATACACCGACCAACCACAAGCCAAATACACCGACAATCCACATGCGAAATACAAGGAGCATCCACAAGGGAAATATGCCGGCCACCCACGAGTCAAATACACCGACAATCCACAAGCGAAAAACATCCATTATCCGCAAGCGAAATACACCGATCATCCACAAGCGGAAAATACCGATTATCCGCAAGCGAAATACAAGGACCATCCACAAGCCAAATACACCGACCAACCACAAGCCAAATACACCAACAATCCGCATGCGAAATACAA CCAAATACACCGACAATCCACATGCGAAATACAAGGACCATCCACAAGCCAAATACACCGACCATCCACAAGCCAAATACACCGACCACCTACAAGCCAAATACACCGACAATCCACATGCGAAATACAAGGAGCATCCACAAGCGAAATACGCCGGCCACCCACAAGCCAAATATACCGACCATCCACAAGCCAAATACACCGACCATCCACAAGCCAAATACACCGACAATCCACATGCGAAATACAAGGACCATCCACAAGCGAAATACACCGATCATCCACAAGCGAAATACACCGACCATCCACAAGCGCAAAACACAGACCATCCACAAGCGAAATACACCGGCCATTCACAAGTCAAATACACCGACAATCCACATGCGAAATACAAGGACCATCGACAAGCCAAATACACCGACCACCCACAAGCCAAATACACCGGCAATCCACATGCGAAATACAAGGACCATCCACAAGCGAAATATACCGACCATCCACAAGTCAAATACACCAACAATCCACATGCGAAATACAAGGACCATCCACAAGCCAAATACACCGATCACCCACAAGCCAAATACACCGATCACCCACAAGCCAAATACACCGATCACCCACAAGCCAAATACACCGACAATCCACATGCGAAATACAAGGACCACCCACAAGCCAAATACACCGACCACCCACAAGCGAAATTCACCGACCACCCACAAATGAAATACTCCGACCATCCAGAAGCGAAATACACGGATTATCCGCAAGCGAAATACACCGACCATCCACAAGCGAAATATACCGATTATCAGCAAGCGAAATACGAGGACCATCCACCAGCCAAATACTCCCACAAACGAGAAGTGAATTACACTCACAAACCAGAAGCGATTTTCGCACACAATCCAACGTGGATTCACGAGCATCAACGGACATACCTGAGACATACATTGGTGTGACTAAATATACCTGTTTAACCAAGCTGCGAGCATTACTACAACGAAGCAACAGGAATGCTCTGTTTATCATGCTTGGCTTGATCATGGCACAACAACTTAGCGGAAACTCTACCTTTACGCGGTACCTGGAAGAATTGATCAGCAGAGAAAAGGCCTCTATCGATCTGCACGAAGCGAGGATTTTGGTCCAGGCTATCCACTGTGTATGTGGCTATTCAATGACGGTAATAGTTGCATATATTGGAAGAAGAACACTTTTGTTTCTGTCTACGATTGGGTCATGTATATCATTGCTTCTTCTAGCAGGTTATCATTTCTTAGATGTACATAAGTTTGTCGACCCCACCACCTCTACTCTTCCCGTTTACTTCTTAAATTGGTATCAACTATCGTTTCATGTTGGTTTAGGAGTGTTACCCAATGTTCTCCTATGCGAATTATTTCCTGCGGAACTAAAAGGCATTATTGGTGCCATCGTTGTGATTTTCAATGGTTTAATTGGTTTTATCGCGTCGAAACTGTATCAAGTGATTACCGATAATGTAGAATGGTATGCGATATCCTTTAGCTTCGCGACATCATGCTGGGTGGCATTTGTGATGGTGCTCATATGGGTACcggaaacgaaaggaaaaacACATAGCGAGATTAAAGCGCTTTTAGTTGGTGAAAATTGGAATTGTTTGAATGAAGAAGTTAGCACTGATGAAATGGATAGTCGTGAAATATGA